In Salinibacterium sp. ZJ70, one DNA window encodes the following:
- a CDS encoding GntR family transcriptional regulator: MDDSRPLFLQVAERIENDIISGALAEEAQVPSTNEWAAFLRINPATAGKGVNLLVDQGVLYKRRGIGMFVAEGARERLITARREAFREQYLAPLLAEAQKLGITPAQVALLIHEGSE; the protein is encoded by the coding sequence GTGGACGACAGTCGGCCTCTCTTCCTGCAGGTCGCAGAGCGCATCGAGAACGACATCATCTCGGGCGCCCTCGCCGAGGAAGCGCAGGTGCCCTCCACCAACGAGTGGGCGGCATTCCTGCGGATCAACCCCGCCACGGCGGGCAAGGGCGTGAACCTGCTCGTCGACCAGGGCGTTCTCTACAAGAGGAGAGGAATCGGGATGTTCGTCGCAGAAGGTGCGCGCGAGCGCCTCATCACCGCACGCCGAGAGGCCTTCCGCGAGCAATACCTCGCACCCCTCCTCGCCGAGGCTCAGAAGCTCGGCATCACCCCCGCACAGGTCGCCCTACTCATCCACGAAGGAAGCGAATGA
- a CDS encoding ABC transporter ATP-binding protein, whose translation MNTVIQLDGLSKTYGTGAGAVHAVRDVSLTLTENRIHGLLGRNGAGKTTLMQLLTGQELATAGDIRVFGEHPLENARVLERVCFIKESQRYPDDFRVKHVLRSAEWFFAGWDAEFATQLVEQFRVPINRRMKKLSRGQLSAVGVIVGLASRAPLTFFDEPYLGLDAVARQLFYDTLLADVAEHPRTVVLSTHLIDEVSDLLEHILVIDEGRIIIDADAEELRGTATDVVGPRSVVEAFAEGREVVHTTTIGGLASATIAGLDAAGRAAATAAGLELAPVSLQQLVIRTTSGITAAAQNGASA comes from the coding sequence ATGAACACCGTCATCCAGCTCGACGGTCTCTCCAAGACCTACGGCACCGGCGCAGGGGCCGTCCACGCGGTCCGCGACGTCAGTCTCACCCTCACCGAGAACCGCATCCACGGCCTCCTCGGCCGCAACGGAGCCGGCAAGACCACGCTCATGCAGCTGCTCACCGGCCAGGAGCTCGCGACCGCGGGCGACATCCGGGTCTTCGGCGAGCACCCGCTCGAGAATGCCCGCGTGCTCGAGCGCGTGTGCTTCATCAAGGAGAGCCAGCGCTACCCCGACGACTTCCGTGTGAAGCATGTGCTGCGCAGCGCCGAATGGTTCTTCGCCGGCTGGGATGCCGAGTTCGCGACCCAGCTCGTCGAGCAGTTCCGCGTGCCGATCAACCGGCGGATGAAGAAGCTCTCCCGCGGGCAGCTCTCGGCCGTCGGCGTCATCGTCGGCCTCGCCAGCCGCGCGCCGCTCACCTTCTTCGACGAGCCCTACCTCGGACTCGATGCCGTCGCCCGCCAGCTGTTCTACGACACGCTGCTCGCCGACGTCGCCGAGCACCCGCGCACCGTCGTGCTCTCCACGCACCTCATCGACGAGGTGTCCGACCTCCTCGAGCACATCCTCGTGATCGACGAAGGCCGGATCATCATCGATGCCGACGCCGAGGAGCTCCGCGGAACCGCGACCGACGTCGTCGGTCCGCGCAGCGTCGTCGAGGCCTTCGCGGAAGGCCGCGAGGTCGTCCACACGACCACGATCGGCGGGCTCGCGAGCGCCACGATCGCCGGCCTCGACGCCGCCGGACGCGCCGCAGCCACAGCAGCTGGCCTCGAGCTCGCCCCCGTCTCGCTTCAGCAGCTCGTCATCCGCACCACCTCCGGCATCACCGCCGCCGCCCAGAACGGAGCCTCCGCATGA
- a CDS encoding ABC transporter permease, translating to MTAVTAPAAAREPGLLARTWRVTRLLTANPATVLVWPLVILAAIFLLTWSIWAIVMANIDPADVEATSEGIRFNGAVTYIFVYFMVVAIQAVNQTFPLALGFGSTRRAFSFGTAVTFSLLSVVYATILTIAAELERATNGWGVHGAFFRSFGVATDEGIVAQWWIYFCWFVFFSFTGAIFAAVFVRWRAVGLTITFLLLGFLVVGLVALLTFTETWGEFARVFIELGTVGVASVMIVMGVIAAFAGHALLRRATPRS from the coding sequence ATGACCGCCGTCACCGCCCCCGCCGCCGCGCGCGAGCCGGGCCTCCTCGCCCGCACCTGGCGCGTCACACGACTCCTCACCGCCAACCCCGCGACGGTGCTCGTGTGGCCGCTCGTCATCCTCGCCGCGATCTTCCTGCTCACCTGGAGCATCTGGGCGATCGTCATGGCCAACATCGACCCGGCCGACGTCGAGGCCACGAGCGAGGGGATCCGCTTCAACGGCGCCGTGACGTACATCTTCGTGTACTTCATGGTCGTGGCCATTCAGGCCGTCAACCAGACGTTTCCGCTCGCGCTCGGGTTCGGATCCACGCGTCGGGCGTTCAGCTTCGGCACGGCCGTGACGTTCTCGCTGCTCTCGGTGGTCTACGCGACGATCCTCACGATCGCCGCCGAGCTCGAGCGCGCGACGAATGGATGGGGTGTGCACGGCGCGTTCTTCCGCAGCTTCGGCGTCGCCACCGATGAGGGCATCGTCGCGCAGTGGTGGATCTACTTCTGCTGGTTCGTGTTCTTCTCGTTCACGGGAGCCATCTTCGCGGCCGTATTCGTGCGGTGGCGAGCGGTCGGCCTCACCATCACGTTCCTCCTGCTGGGCTTCCTCGTCGTGGGGCTCGTGGCGCTCCTCACCTTCACCGAGACGTGGGGCGAGTTCGCTCGCGTGTTCATCGAACTAGGAACGGTGGGCGTCGCGAGCGTGATGATCGTGATGGGCGTGATCGCCGCGTTCGCGGGCCACGCGCTGCTGCGCCGAGCGACTCCGCGCAGCTGA